The Armatimonadota bacterium nucleotide sequence TACCTCTCCTTTATGCCCACGCCCTGGTGTTCGCGGCGCCTGCGCCTGCGGCCTGCTTCAGCCCCAGGGGAATCCCGGGAGCCCCCGGCTCAGTACTCTCGCGAAAGCAGGTGCCGGTTGCCGATGCGCACGTTGGTCAGGCCGGCGTCCAGTGCCGCATCGGCCGCCTCCTGAGCATGGCGCACCGAGGTGCATGGGAGGTCCGGCATGTAGAAGTTGGGGGCGAATCCAAGCAGGGCGTAAGGGATGTCCCGGCTGAAGGCGGCGATGAAGCGGGCGATGCGTCCCACCTCCTCGGCGTCCACGTAACCGGGCACCAGCAGGGTGCTGGCCACCAGAAGCGGGGGGTCGGCCCGCTCGGCGACGCGACAGGCGGCGCGGGCGAAGTTGGCCAGCGTCTGGCGGTTGGTGTGACCGGTCAGCGCCACGTGCAGGGTCTCGTCAAAGGCCTTCAGGTCGAACTTCACCGTGCCGCCGCTACGCAGGGAGAGCTCCACCGCCCGGTCCAGCAGGCCGGGGCTGGAGGTGCCCGCGCTCTCCCAGCACACGGCCACCCCCCGCGCGGCCAGCAGGGCTGCGGAGGCCAGGGCGTGTGGCATCTGGGAGGCCGGGTCGCCACCGAAGTAGCAGACGCAGAACGTCTGCGCATTGGCCGCTGCGGCCAGCTCCACGGCGCTGATAGCCCGCTGTCGTAGCGCGGGCGCCACCTCCGCAGGCTCACCGCCACGAGTGCCCGCTGACTCTGCAGCTGTGGGCAGCAGCTCCCGGTAGTGCCAGTTCTGGCAGAAAAGGCAGTTCAGGGTGCAGCTACCGTAGAAGACGGCGAGGTTGTGCCCATCCCGCCGCC carries:
- a CDS encoding radical SAM protein, which translates into the protein MAAAAHAAVRRAFRMPPAPPRTAGGVRCGLCLHGCVIGEGETGYCGLRTVRRGRLVHLAGVPARGLLHWYRDPLPTNCVAMWACGGRGRRDGHNLAVFYGSCTLNCLFCQNWHYRELLPTAAESAGTRGGEPAEVAPALRQRAISAVELAAAANAQTFCVCYFGGDPASQMPHALASAALLAARGVAVCWESAGTSSPGLLDRAVELSLRSGGTVKFDLKAFDETLHVALTGHTNRQTLANFARAACRVAERADPPLLVASTLLVPGYVDAEEVGRIARFIAAFSRDIPYALLGFAPNFYMPDLPCTSVRHAQEAADAALDAGLTNVRIGNRHLLSREY